A window of the Oryza brachyantha chromosome 5, ObraRS2, whole genome shotgun sequence genome harbors these coding sequences:
- the LOC102704804 gene encoding heavy metal-associated isoprenylated plant protein 35-like encodes MASESPQCKILALRVSIHCEGCKKKVKKVLQRVDGVSRCDVDGRSNKATVTVTDKVSADTLIGKLRRAGKHAEQWPEEEEEEQQQQSSGSQCPGETKNQAAEPDKSGKPVEPEKAASGDLAEPSDTKASPEESKKSAGEDAAPAEESGAENTDANAGDGGGGTATAQEHSELKRRRKQQKQKQPPAPQQEDKAGEATMAAATTTMQGSHTHTSHYPAAPVQQPVHVVSYNVARPMSSAACYAAAPAAAARPPPPQEHPDAYSTYHHSQPLPYRYGYYYNNYYYGGGHATPPRSAASPARNSYGDLFSDDNANSCSVM; translated from the exons ATGGCTTCAGAATCTCCTCAATGCAAG ATTTTGGCTCTCAGGGTGTCCATCCACTGCGAGGGATGCAAGAAGAAGGTCAAGAAGGTGCTTCAGAGAGTTGATG GCGTGTCCAGATGCGACGTCGATGGCCGGAGCAACAAGGCGACGGTCACCGTCACCGACAAGGTAAGTGCCGACACTCTCATCGGGAAGCTGAGGAGGGCCGGGAAGCATGCTGAGCagtggccggaggaggaggaggaggagcagcagcagcaatccAGTGGCAGTCAGTGCCCTGGAGAAACCAAGAACCAAGCTGCCGAGCCGGACAAGTCCGGCAAGCCGGTTGAGCCTGAGAAGGCGGCCTCCGGCGACCTCGCGGAGCCGAGCGACACAAAAGCCTCCCCCGAAGAATCCAAGAAGAGCGCCGGCGAGGATGCGGCGCCGGCCGAAGAAAGTGGCGCGGAGAACACCGACGCCaatgccggcgacggcggcggcgggacggcCACAGCGCAGGAACACAGTGAACTCAAGAGGAGAAggaagcagcagaagcagaagcagccgccggcgccgcagcaAGAGGACAAGGCAGGCGAAGccaccatggcggcggcgacaacaACAATGCAGGGCAGCCATACCCATACGAGCCACtacccggcggcgccggtgcagCAGCCGGTGCACGTCGTGAGCTACAACGTGGCGCGGCCGATGTCGAGCGCCGCATGCTACGCCGCCGCGCCTGCTGCAGCGGcgaggccgccaccgccgcaggAGCACCCGGACGCGTACTCGACGTACCACCACTCGCAGCCGTTGCCTTACCGCTACGGCTACTACTACAACAACTACTactacggcggcggccacgcgacgccgccgaggagcgcggcctcgccggcgaggaacTCCTACGGCGATCTTTTCAGCGACGACAACGCCAACTCCTGCAGCGTCATGTGA
- the LOC102715666 gene encoding subtilisin-like protease produces the protein MQVLFRTPEEQQTDDDPNHTFCKFTNFRRNFPSILGSRILALHVLCTYTSVLHYIPIDHMMTSSRIACVAVLAFVLTATSALCYIVTDGAARRQSASASASHGEAQTYIVLVEPPPAHARGGGEDDQAAHRRWHESFLPGAGEGGQRPRPRIRHSYTGVLSGFAATLTGGELDAVSRRPGFVRAFPERRLPLMTTRTPGFLGLAQGRGVWKEARYGEGVVVGLLDTGIDAAHPSFRDDGMPPPPAKWKGACMSPALCNNKLIGATSFVYDNNTVDEVGHGTHTAGTAAGHFVDGVSAFGLAPGTASGMAPGAHLAMYKVCNGQGCFESDVLAGMDAAVKDGVDVLSISLGGPSVAFDKDPIAIGAFGAVSRGISVVCAGGNSGPMPFTLSNEAPWMLTVAAGSVDRSFRATVRLGDGEAFDGESLSQDKRFSSKAYPLYYSQGTNYCDFFDANITGAVVVCDTETPLPPTRSIDAIREAGGAGVVFINEADFGYTIVLEKYYDLPMSQVTSADGAKIMGYAGVGSPAGSHTATIVFNSSVVGVKPAPVVAAFSSRGPSAASPGVPKPDVMAPGLNILAGWPSQVPVGDGAESYSFNVVSGTSMATPHVTGIVALIKKVHPDWSPAMIKSAIMTTSSALDNDGHAIMDEEHRKARFYTVGAGHVDPAKAIDPGLVYDLAARDYAAYICALLGESSLRTITGDSAATCAEAGSVAEAQLNYPAILVPLRPGLAFTVNRTVTNVGPARSRYTARVDAPGCTTVKVEPAELVFKEAMERKTFAVTVTVSGRDGGGAGGGRRVVAEGSLRWVSRHHVVRSPIVADGSVAPKSAQKV, from the exons ATGCAAGTACTCTTCAGGACTCCAGAAGAGCAACAGACGGATGACGATCCAAACCACACATTCTGCAAGTTCACGAATTTTAGGAGGAATTTCCCTAGTATCTTGGGGTCACGCATACTGGCTTTGCA TGTGCTGTGCACGTACACGAGTGTACTACACTATATTCCCATTGATCACATGATGACGTCATCACGCATTGCCTGCGTTGCTGTTCTTGCCTTTGTCCTAACCGCGACCTCGGCGCTGTGCTACATCGTCActgacggcgcggcgcggcggcagagcgcgagcgcgagcgcgagccATGGCGAGGCTCAGACCTACATCGTGCTCGTCGAGCCACCACCggcgcacgcgcgcggcggcggcgaggacgaccaGGCTGCGCACCGCAGGTGGCACGAGTCGTTCCTGCCTGGCGCCGGCGAAGGAGGgcagcggccgcggccgcgcatCCGCCACTCGTACACGGGCGTGCTGTCCGGATTCGCCGCCACGCTGACGGGCGGCGAACTCGACGCCGTGTCGAGGAGGCCCGGGTTCGTGCGGGCGTTCCCGGAGAGGAGATTGCCGCTCATGACGACGCGCACGCCGGGGTTCCTCGGGCTGGCGCAGGGGCGGGGCGTGTGGAAGGAGGCGCGATACGGCGAGGGCGTGGTGGTGGGGCTGCTCGACACCGGCATCGACGCGGCACACCCGTCGTTCCGCGACGAcggcatgccgccgccgccggccaagtGGAAGGGCGCGTGCATGTCGCCCGCCCTGTGCAATAACAAGCTGATCGGCGCGACGTCGTTCGTCTACGACAACAACACCGTCGATGAGGTCGGCCACGGCACGCACACGgctggcacggcggcgggacaCTTCGTCGACGGGGTCTCGGCCTTCGGCCTCGCCCCGGGCACCGCCTCCGGGATGGCCCCCGGCGCTCACCTCGCCATGTACAAGGTCTGCAACGGTCAAGGGTGCTTCGAGTCCGACGTGCTCGCCGGGATGGACGCGGCGGTGAAGGACGGCGTCGACGTGCTGTCCATCTCCCTCGGCGGCCCGTCCGTGGCGTTCGACAAGGACCCGATCGCCATCGGCGCGTTCGGGGCGGTGTCCAGAGGCATCTCCGTCGTGTGCGCCGGCGGTAACAGCGGGCCGATGCCGTTCACTCTGTCCAACGAGGCGCCGTGGATGCTCACCGTGGCGGCCGGGTCGGTGGACCGGAGCTTCCGCGCCACCGTGcgcctcggcgacggcgaggcgttCGACGGCGAGTCGCTTAGCCAGGACAAGCGCTTCAGCTCCAAGGCATATCCCCTCTACTACTCTCAGGGCACCAACTACTGCGACTTCTTCGACGCCAACATCACCGGCGCGGTTGTCGTGTGCGACACCGAGACGCCGCTGCCTCCGACGAGATCCATCGACGCGATcagggaggccggcggcgccggcgtggtgTTCATCAACGAGGCGGATTTCGGTTACACCATCGTCCTCGAGAAGTACTACGACCTACCCATGTCGCAGGTGACGTCCGCCGACGGCGCAAAGATCATGGGCTACGCAGGGGTGGGTTCGCCGGCGGGATCCCATACCGCAACGATCGTGTTCAACAGCAGTGTGGTCGGCGTCAAGCCGGCGCCCGTCGTCGCGGCGTTCTCGTCGCGCGGGCCGAGCGCGGCGAGCCCCGGCGTGCCGAAGCCGGACGTCATGGCGCCGGGTCTGAACATCCTCGCCGGGTGGCCGTCGCAGGTCCCCgttggcgacggcgccgaGTCGTACAGCTTCAACGTCGTCTCCGGCACGTCCATGGCGACGCCGCACGTCACCGGAATCGTGGCCCTCATCAAGAAAGTGCACCCAGACTGGTCGCCGGCGATGATCAAGTCGGCGATCATGACGACGTCCAGCGCCTTGGACAACGACGGGCACGCGATCATGGACGAGGAGCACCGGAAGGCCAGGTTCTACAccgtcggcgccggccacgTGGACCCGGCGAAGGCCATCGACCCAGGCCTGGTCTACGACCTCGCCGCCCGCGACTACGCCGCCTACATCTGCGCGCTCCTCGGCGAGTCGTCCCTGAGAACCATCACCGGAGACAGCGCCGCGACGTGCGCCGAGGCGGGCTCCGTCGCGGAGGCCCAGCTGAACTACCCGGCCATACTGGTCCCGCTGCGCCCGGGCCTCGCGTTCACGGTGAACCGCACGGTGACGAACGTCgggccggcgaggtcgaggtACACCGCGCGGGTGGACGCTCCGGGCTGTACGACGGTGAAGGTGGAGCCGGCAGAGCTGGTGTTCAAGGAAGCGATGGAGAGGAAGACGTTCGCGGTGACGGTGACGGTGAGTGGCCGCGATGGcgggggcgccggcggcggcaggcgcgTCGTGGCCGAGGGGAGCCTCCGGTGGGTGTCGCGGCATCACGTCGTGCGGAGCCCGATCGTGGCGGACGGCAGCGTGGCTCCAAAGTCGGCACAGAAAGTTTAA